From the Manis javanica isolate MJ-LG chromosome 13, MJ_LKY, whole genome shotgun sequence genome, one window contains:
- the CATSPERD gene encoding cation channel sperm-associated auxiliary subunit delta isoform X1 produces MPRQRISYAWWLRDGSGTRLSSEMLVLMLMAAGTLRFCAVTRAQELCRTRTVRTGKVFHTGHQIQGDRLYFSSMTARLIRHPCKKNLALYLGRQVFLTRDNFESSVIPFSIPTSMKVGTPELTAAHFAGSVLLFIIDRKVYVYDYETDSWNASIGIEHPVSHMSGDNCCYSGNPSCLDISKSVFAYLLGDQLSQANVYFSDTQGYSFQKFVHQRQAEPDVTLGGIFYFHSLSQVGTLLVNHGQAKFSYSDHPLNLSFVLPFNYSEPLEVLIVPGQRGFLIFWFENSLLVSVNEGQLVKPVVVQKGRRILYSSISEANISIRGVAANTHQLAVLTRENTLYYGNLGYLSNSLIKFPKQYMWSQEAALMFTDVGMLEVLTPVPDLVFPAFDFQKCLVNVQAILMDLHVDVCKVELLEGDFADKMYTIDMNSTLELTALMVPKAGTSPVPLPMLSNPHSLGIQDAIMYEDGYRYDGRTMHRMNISLRQQQFCGRADANFTSDIKRPTMSTISLDIDDKEISCVDLKPLTALISVGCDHEKEIVIRKEVSACYKGILDTMALSDSYSYVIERDAYDPNFRGQKATKDQVVHYPYDRLGCPDLVYYDTPWKPVVEMWRKGKFQEVVHTEYVLLEVNGLFTYTYSLSARSALCRAQPQNWTTVMQPAGGEGRSAWHRENYVSCHDANNHAPLRWPDVPYQILGGPTANKVLFHERNGIYIFRISIVDPFYSYCRLETTFSVYVYGALPPSIIPVEISIVLLTATILLGTWLAYIVPTLLHTGRAYCSRGSGPVCTGGTETPGCIYRAGAECAPEGSSVALK; encoded by the exons ATGCCCAGGCAACGGATCAGTTACGCCTGGTGGTTGAGGGACGGAAGTGGCACCCGACTCTCCAGCGAGATGCTGGTCTTAATGCTGATGGCAGCGGGGACCTTGCGGTTCTGCGCGGTGACCAGAGCCCAGGAGCTGTGCCG TACTCGTACGGTGAGGACAGGAAAGGTGTTCCACACCGGACATCAAATTCAAGGG GACCGTCTGTACTTTTCATCTATGACAGCacgcttgatcagacatccttgCAAGAAAAACCTAGCCCTGTATTTAGG ACGACAAGTTTTTTTGACAAGAGATAACTTTGAGAGTAGTGTCATTCCGTTTTCCATCCCTACATCAATGAAG GTCGGCACACCAGAGCTAACAGCAGCACATTTTGCGGGTTCAGTATTACTGTTTATCATCGACCGAAAAGTCTATGTCTATGATTATGAAACCGATTCCTGGAATGCATCTATAG GCATAGAACACCCTGTTTCACATATGTCCGGTGATAATTGTTGTTACAGTGGGAATCCCTCCTGCCTG GATATAAGCAAAtcagtttttgcttatttgcTTGGAGATCAGCTATCTCAGGCCAATGTGTATTTCTCGGATACCCAGGGTTACAGCTTTCAGAAGTTTGTGCACCAAAGACAG GCAGAACCGGACGTGACCTTGGGTGGCATCTTCTACTTCCACTCCTTGTCACAGGTTGGGACACTGCTCGTCAATCATGGGCAG GCCAAGTTCAGCTACTCGGACCACCCCCTGAACCTCAGCTTTGTGCTGCCCTTTAACTACAGTGAGCCCCTGGAGGTCCTCATCGTCCCCGGACAGAGAGGCTTTCTCATCTTCTGGTTTGAGAATAGCCTCTTGGTTTCCGTAAATGAAG GTCAGCTCGTCAAACCCGTTGTGGTGCAGAAAGGACGCCGCATATTGTATTCTTCCATTTCTGAAGCCAACATCAGCATCCGCGGCGTGGCTGCCA ATACACATCAGCTGGCAGTTCTAACACGGGAGAACACTTTGTATTACGGTAACCTGGGATACCTGTCAAATTCCCTGATCAAA TTTCCGAAGCAATACATGTGGTCCCAGGAGGCAGCCCTGATGTTCACGGACGTGGGGATGCTGGAAGTACTGACTCCGGTGCCCGATCTGGTGTTTCCAGCTTTTGATTTCCAGAAGTGCCTCGTGAATGTTCAGGCGATTCTCATGGACCTGCACGTCGACGTTTGCAAG GTAGAGCTTCTGGAAGGAGACTTTGCAGACAAAATGTATACCATTGACATGAACAGCACATTGGAGCTGACAGCGCTGATGGTTCCCAAGGCAGGCACGTCACCAGTGCCGCTG ccAATGCTGAGCAACCCCCACTCCCTGGGGATACAGGATGCCATCATGTACGAAGACGGCTACAGGTACGACGGGAGGACCATGCACAGAATG AACATTTCCCTGAGGCAGCAGCAGTTCTGTGGCAGGGCTGACGCCAACTTCACTTCCGA CATAAAAAGACCCACAATGTCCACCATCTCTCTGGACATAGACGACAAGGAAATTTCCTGTGTGGACCTCAAGCCACTG ACGGCGCTCATCTCAGTGGGCTGCGACCACGAGAAAGAGATCGTCATCCGGAA GGAGGTCTCGGCCTGCTACAAGGGCATTCTGGACACCATGGCCCTGAGTGACAGTTACAGCTACGTCATTGAGAG GGACGCCTACGACCCCAACTTCAGGGGGCAGAAGGCCACTAAGGACCAGGTGGTGCACTACCCGTACGACAGGCTGGGCTGCCCCGACCTCGTCTACTACGACACCCCATGGAAGCCCGTGGTGGAGAT GTGGCGGAAAGGAAAGTTCCAGGAGGTGGTCCACACGGAGTACGTCCTGCTGGAGGTGAACGGGCTGTTCACGTACACGTACTCCCTGAGCGCCCGCAGCGCGCTCTGCAGGGCCCAGCCGCAGAACTGGACCACCGTCATGCAGCCCGCGGGCGGCGAGGGGCGCTCGGCCTGGCACCGGGAG AACTACGTGAGCTGCCACGACGCCAACAACCACGCCCCCTTGAGGTGGCCGGATGTCCCGTACCAGATCCTGGGAGGCCCGACTGCAAACAAGGTCCTTTTTCACGAACGGAACGGGATATACATCTTCCGCATTTCCATCGTGGATCCATTCTACAG CTACTGTCGCCTGGAGACCACCTTCAGTGTCTATGTCTATGGGGCTCTCCCACCCTCCATCATCCCAGTTGAGATCTCCATCGTCCTGCTCACGGCAACCATCCTTCTGGGCACGTGGCTGGCCTACATAGTGCCCACACTGCTGCACACTGGAAGGGCCTACTGTTCAAGAGGTTCTGGACCAGTCTGTACAGGAGGTACAGAAACTCCTGGGTGCATTTACAGGGCAGGCGCTGAGTGTGCACCGGAGGGGTCTAGCGTTGCCTTAAAATAA
- the CATSPERD gene encoding cation channel sperm-associated auxiliary subunit delta isoform X3 produces MPRQRISYAWWLRDGSGTRLSSEMLVLMLMAAGTLRFCAVTRAQELCRTRTVRTGKVFHTGHQIQGDRLYFSSMTARLIRHPCKKNLALYLGRQVFLTRDNFESSVIPFSIPTSMKVGTPELTAAHFAGSVLLFIIDRKVYVYDYETDSWNASIGIEHPVSHMSGDNCCYSGNPSCLDISKSVFAYLLGDQLSQANVYFSDTQGYSFQKFVHQRQAEPDVTLGGIFYFHSLSQVGTLLVNHGQAKFSYSDHPLNLSFVLPFNYSEPLEVLIVPGQRGFLIFWFENSLLVSVNEGQLVKPVVVQKGRRILYSSISEANISIRGVAANTHQLAVLTRENTLYYGNLGYLSNSLIKFPKQYMWSQEAALMFTDVGMLEVLTPVPDLVFPAFDFQKCLVNVQAILMDLHVDVCKVELLEGDFADKMYTIDMNSTLELTALMVPKAGTSPVPLPMLSNPHSLGIQDAIMYEDGYRYDGRTMHRMNISLRQQQFCGRADANFTSDIKRPTMSTISLDIDDKEISCVDLKPLTALISVGCDHEKEIVIRKEVSACYKGILDTMALSDSYSYVIERWRKGKFQEVVHTEYVLLEVNGLFTYTYSLSARSALCRAQPQNWTTVMQPAGGEGRSAWHRENYVSCHDANNHAPLRWPDVPYQILGGPTANKVLFHERNGIYIFRISIVDPFYSYCRLETTFSVYVYGALPPSIIPVEISIVLLTATILLGTWLAYIVPTLLHTGRAYCSRGSGPVCTGGTETPGCIYRAGAECAPEGSSVALK; encoded by the exons ATGCCCAGGCAACGGATCAGTTACGCCTGGTGGTTGAGGGACGGAAGTGGCACCCGACTCTCCAGCGAGATGCTGGTCTTAATGCTGATGGCAGCGGGGACCTTGCGGTTCTGCGCGGTGACCAGAGCCCAGGAGCTGTGCCG TACTCGTACGGTGAGGACAGGAAAGGTGTTCCACACCGGACATCAAATTCAAGGG GACCGTCTGTACTTTTCATCTATGACAGCacgcttgatcagacatccttgCAAGAAAAACCTAGCCCTGTATTTAGG ACGACAAGTTTTTTTGACAAGAGATAACTTTGAGAGTAGTGTCATTCCGTTTTCCATCCCTACATCAATGAAG GTCGGCACACCAGAGCTAACAGCAGCACATTTTGCGGGTTCAGTATTACTGTTTATCATCGACCGAAAAGTCTATGTCTATGATTATGAAACCGATTCCTGGAATGCATCTATAG GCATAGAACACCCTGTTTCACATATGTCCGGTGATAATTGTTGTTACAGTGGGAATCCCTCCTGCCTG GATATAAGCAAAtcagtttttgcttatttgcTTGGAGATCAGCTATCTCAGGCCAATGTGTATTTCTCGGATACCCAGGGTTACAGCTTTCAGAAGTTTGTGCACCAAAGACAG GCAGAACCGGACGTGACCTTGGGTGGCATCTTCTACTTCCACTCCTTGTCACAGGTTGGGACACTGCTCGTCAATCATGGGCAG GCCAAGTTCAGCTACTCGGACCACCCCCTGAACCTCAGCTTTGTGCTGCCCTTTAACTACAGTGAGCCCCTGGAGGTCCTCATCGTCCCCGGACAGAGAGGCTTTCTCATCTTCTGGTTTGAGAATAGCCTCTTGGTTTCCGTAAATGAAG GTCAGCTCGTCAAACCCGTTGTGGTGCAGAAAGGACGCCGCATATTGTATTCTTCCATTTCTGAAGCCAACATCAGCATCCGCGGCGTGGCTGCCA ATACACATCAGCTGGCAGTTCTAACACGGGAGAACACTTTGTATTACGGTAACCTGGGATACCTGTCAAATTCCCTGATCAAA TTTCCGAAGCAATACATGTGGTCCCAGGAGGCAGCCCTGATGTTCACGGACGTGGGGATGCTGGAAGTACTGACTCCGGTGCCCGATCTGGTGTTTCCAGCTTTTGATTTCCAGAAGTGCCTCGTGAATGTTCAGGCGATTCTCATGGACCTGCACGTCGACGTTTGCAAG GTAGAGCTTCTGGAAGGAGACTTTGCAGACAAAATGTATACCATTGACATGAACAGCACATTGGAGCTGACAGCGCTGATGGTTCCCAAGGCAGGCACGTCACCAGTGCCGCTG ccAATGCTGAGCAACCCCCACTCCCTGGGGATACAGGATGCCATCATGTACGAAGACGGCTACAGGTACGACGGGAGGACCATGCACAGAATG AACATTTCCCTGAGGCAGCAGCAGTTCTGTGGCAGGGCTGACGCCAACTTCACTTCCGA CATAAAAAGACCCACAATGTCCACCATCTCTCTGGACATAGACGACAAGGAAATTTCCTGTGTGGACCTCAAGCCACTG ACGGCGCTCATCTCAGTGGGCTGCGACCACGAGAAAGAGATCGTCATCCGGAA GGAGGTCTCGGCCTGCTACAAGGGCATTCTGGACACCATGGCCCTGAGTGACAGTTACAGCTACGTCATTGAGAG GTGGCGGAAAGGAAAGTTCCAGGAGGTGGTCCACACGGAGTACGTCCTGCTGGAGGTGAACGGGCTGTTCACGTACACGTACTCCCTGAGCGCCCGCAGCGCGCTCTGCAGGGCCCAGCCGCAGAACTGGACCACCGTCATGCAGCCCGCGGGCGGCGAGGGGCGCTCGGCCTGGCACCGGGAG AACTACGTGAGCTGCCACGACGCCAACAACCACGCCCCCTTGAGGTGGCCGGATGTCCCGTACCAGATCCTGGGAGGCCCGACTGCAAACAAGGTCCTTTTTCACGAACGGAACGGGATATACATCTTCCGCATTTCCATCGTGGATCCATTCTACAG CTACTGTCGCCTGGAGACCACCTTCAGTGTCTATGTCTATGGGGCTCTCCCACCCTCCATCATCCCAGTTGAGATCTCCATCGTCCTGCTCACGGCAACCATCCTTCTGGGCACGTGGCTGGCCTACATAGTGCCCACACTGCTGCACACTGGAAGGGCCTACTGTTCAAGAGGTTCTGGACCAGTCTGTACAGGAGGTACAGAAACTCCTGGGTGCATTTACAGGGCAGGCGCTGAGTGTGCACCGGAGGGGTCTAGCGTTGCCTTAAAATAA
- the CATSPERD gene encoding cation channel sperm-associated auxiliary subunit delta isoform X2, protein MPRQRISYACTRTVRTGKVFHTGHQIQGDRLYFSSMTARLIRHPCKKNLALYLGRQVFLTRDNFESSVIPFSIPTSMKVGTPELTAAHFAGSVLLFIIDRKVYVYDYETDSWNASIGIEHPVSHMSGDNCCYSGNPSCLDISKSVFAYLLGDQLSQANVYFSDTQGYSFQKFVHQRQAEPDVTLGGIFYFHSLSQVGTLLVNHGQAKFSYSDHPLNLSFVLPFNYSEPLEVLIVPGQRGFLIFWFENSLLVSVNEGQLVKPVVVQKGRRILYSSISEANISIRGVAANTHQLAVLTRENTLYYGNLGYLSNSLIKFPKQYMWSQEAALMFTDVGMLEVLTPVPDLVFPAFDFQKCLVNVQAILMDLHVDVCKVELLEGDFADKMYTIDMNSTLELTALMVPKAGTSPVPLPMLSNPHSLGIQDAIMYEDGYRYDGRTMHRMNISLRQQQFCGRADANFTSDIKRPTMSTISLDIDDKEISCVDLKPLTALISVGCDHEKEIVIRKEVSACYKGILDTMALSDSYSYVIERDAYDPNFRGQKATKDQVVHYPYDRLGCPDLVYYDTPWKPVVEMWRKGKFQEVVHTEYVLLEVNGLFTYTYSLSARSALCRAQPQNWTTVMQPAGGEGRSAWHRENYVSCHDANNHAPLRWPDVPYQILGGPTANKVLFHERNGIYIFRISIVDPFYSYCRLETTFSVYVYGALPPSIIPVEISIVLLTATILLGTWLAYIVPTLLHTGRAYCSRGSGPVCTGGTETPGCIYRAGAECAPEGSSVALK, encoded by the exons ATGCCCAGGCAACGGATCAGTTACGCCTG TACTCGTACGGTGAGGACAGGAAAGGTGTTCCACACCGGACATCAAATTCAAGGG GACCGTCTGTACTTTTCATCTATGACAGCacgcttgatcagacatccttgCAAGAAAAACCTAGCCCTGTATTTAGG ACGACAAGTTTTTTTGACAAGAGATAACTTTGAGAGTAGTGTCATTCCGTTTTCCATCCCTACATCAATGAAG GTCGGCACACCAGAGCTAACAGCAGCACATTTTGCGGGTTCAGTATTACTGTTTATCATCGACCGAAAAGTCTATGTCTATGATTATGAAACCGATTCCTGGAATGCATCTATAG GCATAGAACACCCTGTTTCACATATGTCCGGTGATAATTGTTGTTACAGTGGGAATCCCTCCTGCCTG GATATAAGCAAAtcagtttttgcttatttgcTTGGAGATCAGCTATCTCAGGCCAATGTGTATTTCTCGGATACCCAGGGTTACAGCTTTCAGAAGTTTGTGCACCAAAGACAG GCAGAACCGGACGTGACCTTGGGTGGCATCTTCTACTTCCACTCCTTGTCACAGGTTGGGACACTGCTCGTCAATCATGGGCAG GCCAAGTTCAGCTACTCGGACCACCCCCTGAACCTCAGCTTTGTGCTGCCCTTTAACTACAGTGAGCCCCTGGAGGTCCTCATCGTCCCCGGACAGAGAGGCTTTCTCATCTTCTGGTTTGAGAATAGCCTCTTGGTTTCCGTAAATGAAG GTCAGCTCGTCAAACCCGTTGTGGTGCAGAAAGGACGCCGCATATTGTATTCTTCCATTTCTGAAGCCAACATCAGCATCCGCGGCGTGGCTGCCA ATACACATCAGCTGGCAGTTCTAACACGGGAGAACACTTTGTATTACGGTAACCTGGGATACCTGTCAAATTCCCTGATCAAA TTTCCGAAGCAATACATGTGGTCCCAGGAGGCAGCCCTGATGTTCACGGACGTGGGGATGCTGGAAGTACTGACTCCGGTGCCCGATCTGGTGTTTCCAGCTTTTGATTTCCAGAAGTGCCTCGTGAATGTTCAGGCGATTCTCATGGACCTGCACGTCGACGTTTGCAAG GTAGAGCTTCTGGAAGGAGACTTTGCAGACAAAATGTATACCATTGACATGAACAGCACATTGGAGCTGACAGCGCTGATGGTTCCCAAGGCAGGCACGTCACCAGTGCCGCTG ccAATGCTGAGCAACCCCCACTCCCTGGGGATACAGGATGCCATCATGTACGAAGACGGCTACAGGTACGACGGGAGGACCATGCACAGAATG AACATTTCCCTGAGGCAGCAGCAGTTCTGTGGCAGGGCTGACGCCAACTTCACTTCCGA CATAAAAAGACCCACAATGTCCACCATCTCTCTGGACATAGACGACAAGGAAATTTCCTGTGTGGACCTCAAGCCACTG ACGGCGCTCATCTCAGTGGGCTGCGACCACGAGAAAGAGATCGTCATCCGGAA GGAGGTCTCGGCCTGCTACAAGGGCATTCTGGACACCATGGCCCTGAGTGACAGTTACAGCTACGTCATTGAGAG GGACGCCTACGACCCCAACTTCAGGGGGCAGAAGGCCACTAAGGACCAGGTGGTGCACTACCCGTACGACAGGCTGGGCTGCCCCGACCTCGTCTACTACGACACCCCATGGAAGCCCGTGGTGGAGAT GTGGCGGAAAGGAAAGTTCCAGGAGGTGGTCCACACGGAGTACGTCCTGCTGGAGGTGAACGGGCTGTTCACGTACACGTACTCCCTGAGCGCCCGCAGCGCGCTCTGCAGGGCCCAGCCGCAGAACTGGACCACCGTCATGCAGCCCGCGGGCGGCGAGGGGCGCTCGGCCTGGCACCGGGAG AACTACGTGAGCTGCCACGACGCCAACAACCACGCCCCCTTGAGGTGGCCGGATGTCCCGTACCAGATCCTGGGAGGCCCGACTGCAAACAAGGTCCTTTTTCACGAACGGAACGGGATATACATCTTCCGCATTTCCATCGTGGATCCATTCTACAG CTACTGTCGCCTGGAGACCACCTTCAGTGTCTATGTCTATGGGGCTCTCCCACCCTCCATCATCCCAGTTGAGATCTCCATCGTCCTGCTCACGGCAACCATCCTTCTGGGCACGTGGCTGGCCTACATAGTGCCCACACTGCTGCACACTGGAAGGGCCTACTGTTCAAGAGGTTCTGGACCAGTCTGTACAGGAGGTACAGAAACTCCTGGGTGCATTTACAGGGCAGGCGCTGAGTGTGCACCGGAGGGGTCTAGCGTTGCCTTAAAATAA
- the CATSPERD gene encoding cation channel sperm-associated auxiliary subunit delta isoform X4, whose product MTARLIRHPCKKNLALYLGRQVFLTRDNFESSVIPFSIPTSMKVGTPELTAAHFAGSVLLFIIDRKVYVYDYETDSWNASIGIEHPVSHMSGDNCCYSGNPSCLDISKSVFAYLLGDQLSQANVYFSDTQGYSFQKFVHQRQAEPDVTLGGIFYFHSLSQVGTLLVNHGQAKFSYSDHPLNLSFVLPFNYSEPLEVLIVPGQRGFLIFWFENSLLVSVNEGQLVKPVVVQKGRRILYSSISEANISIRGVAANTHQLAVLTRENTLYYGNLGYLSNSLIKFPKQYMWSQEAALMFTDVGMLEVLTPVPDLVFPAFDFQKCLVNVQAILMDLHVDVCKVELLEGDFADKMYTIDMNSTLELTALMVPKAGTSPVPLPMLSNPHSLGIQDAIMYEDGYRYDGRTMHRMNISLRQQQFCGRADANFTSDIKRPTMSTISLDIDDKEISCVDLKPLTALISVGCDHEKEIVIRKEVSACYKGILDTMALSDSYSYVIERDAYDPNFRGQKATKDQVVHYPYDRLGCPDLVYYDTPWKPVVEMWRKGKFQEVVHTEYVLLEVNGLFTYTYSLSARSALCRAQPQNWTTVMQPAGGEGRSAWHRENYVSCHDANNHAPLRWPDVPYQILGGPTANKVLFHERNGIYIFRISIVDPFYSYCRLETTFSVYVYGALPPSIIPVEISIVLLTATILLGTWLAYIVPTLLHTGRAYCSRGSGPVCTGGTETPGCIYRAGAECAPEGSSVALK is encoded by the exons ATGACAGCacgcttgatcagacatccttgCAAGAAAAACCTAGCCCTGTATTTAGG ACGACAAGTTTTTTTGACAAGAGATAACTTTGAGAGTAGTGTCATTCCGTTTTCCATCCCTACATCAATGAAG GTCGGCACACCAGAGCTAACAGCAGCACATTTTGCGGGTTCAGTATTACTGTTTATCATCGACCGAAAAGTCTATGTCTATGATTATGAAACCGATTCCTGGAATGCATCTATAG GCATAGAACACCCTGTTTCACATATGTCCGGTGATAATTGTTGTTACAGTGGGAATCCCTCCTGCCTG GATATAAGCAAAtcagtttttgcttatttgcTTGGAGATCAGCTATCTCAGGCCAATGTGTATTTCTCGGATACCCAGGGTTACAGCTTTCAGAAGTTTGTGCACCAAAGACAG GCAGAACCGGACGTGACCTTGGGTGGCATCTTCTACTTCCACTCCTTGTCACAGGTTGGGACACTGCTCGTCAATCATGGGCAG GCCAAGTTCAGCTACTCGGACCACCCCCTGAACCTCAGCTTTGTGCTGCCCTTTAACTACAGTGAGCCCCTGGAGGTCCTCATCGTCCCCGGACAGAGAGGCTTTCTCATCTTCTGGTTTGAGAATAGCCTCTTGGTTTCCGTAAATGAAG GTCAGCTCGTCAAACCCGTTGTGGTGCAGAAAGGACGCCGCATATTGTATTCTTCCATTTCTGAAGCCAACATCAGCATCCGCGGCGTGGCTGCCA ATACACATCAGCTGGCAGTTCTAACACGGGAGAACACTTTGTATTACGGTAACCTGGGATACCTGTCAAATTCCCTGATCAAA TTTCCGAAGCAATACATGTGGTCCCAGGAGGCAGCCCTGATGTTCACGGACGTGGGGATGCTGGAAGTACTGACTCCGGTGCCCGATCTGGTGTTTCCAGCTTTTGATTTCCAGAAGTGCCTCGTGAATGTTCAGGCGATTCTCATGGACCTGCACGTCGACGTTTGCAAG GTAGAGCTTCTGGAAGGAGACTTTGCAGACAAAATGTATACCATTGACATGAACAGCACATTGGAGCTGACAGCGCTGATGGTTCCCAAGGCAGGCACGTCACCAGTGCCGCTG ccAATGCTGAGCAACCCCCACTCCCTGGGGATACAGGATGCCATCATGTACGAAGACGGCTACAGGTACGACGGGAGGACCATGCACAGAATG AACATTTCCCTGAGGCAGCAGCAGTTCTGTGGCAGGGCTGACGCCAACTTCACTTCCGA CATAAAAAGACCCACAATGTCCACCATCTCTCTGGACATAGACGACAAGGAAATTTCCTGTGTGGACCTCAAGCCACTG ACGGCGCTCATCTCAGTGGGCTGCGACCACGAGAAAGAGATCGTCATCCGGAA GGAGGTCTCGGCCTGCTACAAGGGCATTCTGGACACCATGGCCCTGAGTGACAGTTACAGCTACGTCATTGAGAG GGACGCCTACGACCCCAACTTCAGGGGGCAGAAGGCCACTAAGGACCAGGTGGTGCACTACCCGTACGACAGGCTGGGCTGCCCCGACCTCGTCTACTACGACACCCCATGGAAGCCCGTGGTGGAGAT GTGGCGGAAAGGAAAGTTCCAGGAGGTGGTCCACACGGAGTACGTCCTGCTGGAGGTGAACGGGCTGTTCACGTACACGTACTCCCTGAGCGCCCGCAGCGCGCTCTGCAGGGCCCAGCCGCAGAACTGGACCACCGTCATGCAGCCCGCGGGCGGCGAGGGGCGCTCGGCCTGGCACCGGGAG AACTACGTGAGCTGCCACGACGCCAACAACCACGCCCCCTTGAGGTGGCCGGATGTCCCGTACCAGATCCTGGGAGGCCCGACTGCAAACAAGGTCCTTTTTCACGAACGGAACGGGATATACATCTTCCGCATTTCCATCGTGGATCCATTCTACAG CTACTGTCGCCTGGAGACCACCTTCAGTGTCTATGTCTATGGGGCTCTCCCACCCTCCATCATCCCAGTTGAGATCTCCATCGTCCTGCTCACGGCAACCATCCTTCTGGGCACGTGGCTGGCCTACATAGTGCCCACACTGCTGCACACTGGAAGGGCCTACTGTTCAAGAGGTTCTGGACCAGTCTGTACAGGAGGTACAGAAACTCCTGGGTGCATTTACAGGGCAGGCGCTGAGTGTGCACCGGAGGGGTCTAGCGTTGCCTTAAAATAA